DNA sequence from the Rhizoctonia solani chromosome 14, complete sequence genome:
CGTTAGGTCAATGCCTTGATCGACCAAGCACAGGAGGAATGGCATGAACGTAACGAAGCCGCTGGTATTTCTCCCGCAGAAGCGGGCGAAATGATGCTCCCCCTTGTCCGCCTGAAGGTTAGATACTGGGAGTATACAAGGAAAAAAAACTCATTCGTATTTTAGGTTGAAACCACCGGAGTGTCAGTTATGTCGAACCCAGTCCGATTCAGTCAAGAGTTCATCGGTAGAGTCGCCAACCCCAGGGATGTTTTGGTCTTCCACCGAGCAAAAGCAATGGCCAAGGGTGCGTCACAGCAAGCGATTCGAAACCATGATGTCTGATACTAGTTTCATCTCAGGCAAAGTCGTAGCCGATGAACCCGAGCTATCTATCGATGACCCAACCATCCCAGTGGCCGAAAAGCTTCAAAAAGTACGAGTGCAAAATCTTGTTCGCGAATACTTGGCTGCCCAGGAGCTCCAACTGTTAGGAGAGCTAGGAATGTCAGACGCTATCCAGACGTTCGTTGAAAAGGATGAGAATAGAAGTATATCAGAGTAAGTCTAAGTATCTATCAACATATACTCGTCGGTTTTAATTCTCCTTGTATCCAGGTTCGTTAGCAAATCGCTCAAAGCCTATGAAAAGAAACTTAACACCCGAGAGATTCACGAGGCGAATTTGGATGACGCCGTGAGTGAGGTGTTTCTTGCCCAAGTAACTGTACTAAGTAGCTTTTAGCTTTATGAAATAAAAGAAGAGCATGAGAAGGAATATCAGGAGACTCAGCTCGGCAAGGTAATGTATATAACTTTCTTTTTGATCAGAGCGTGCATTTTTAACTGGCCATAGGTCCCAAAAGCGAAAGGAAAGACTCGTGCAAAGGAAGACGAAGATACGCACTCTGTTGATTCAATGGAGGTTGATGACGAGATGCTTTCTGGAGTAGGTGGTGGTGACGACGATGAAGCGTTTTCTGAGGAAGAGCCACTGCCACCACCCAAGAAAACTACCACATCACGAGCAACCAAGGGGTCCACTTCAAAAGCTGCTTCCAAATCTACTGCCAAACCCGCAACAAAGGTTCCAACAAAAAGGGTACGAGAGGGAAACAACTGGTATGGTTCTTCCATAATGTGTTGACTTTCAAGCTGAGTGTATGCTGGTAGTTTGTCCCCGATAGTGATGAAGATGAGGCAGAAATAATTGATATGCcggacgatgacgacgacgacgagccAGAACCAGAGCCAGCACCGAAGCCCAGAGGGAGAGCAGGCATCCTGAGGTACGCGAAAACGGTATATCCATAGATATGTGTATTGATTAATTGCTGGATAGTGGTGCCACTAAGAAGGCCCCAGCGAAAAAGGCCACGGCTGTCAAGGGAAGACAGACAAAACTCACTATGGGCGCAAGCCAGACTAGCACCCGCGCTCCAAGAGCAGCAGCCAAGAGTGCGCGGAGTAAAGTGCAGGCCGCAGTAGGTAGTCTCTAACAAAGGCTCATGTCATGTACTTATGTCACTTTGCATCGACAGATTGAGCTTAGTGATTAACATTTAAAGGAAGATAAGGACTCTGAGTATACATGTCATCTTAGCCAAGCACATACATAAGAAGCCTACTTCGTTTATATACTTATAGCCATTTATGATTTTTTACATCACTAAGTCAAAGTATTGGTGATTGAATCTTTGAGAGTTGGGTTGGGGTTATGGTGCTAGCTATTTGACAAGCGGGTAGCCAAATACTTTTATCGGCCCGGTTGAAGAGATTCTTCTGCCCCCTAAGAGGATAATTCTGAGTTCGGTCGTGCCTCGCACTCCTGAATACAGCTATTTTTCTTTGGATCAGATATATCGATTGTATAGGTAACTATGGTTTCTTTTGCTTTGTAGTTCATATGAAGCTTGAAGGCTGAGGAACTTCGGTCTCTTCACTTATTTCAATATGAGAGCCTGCGTCAAAAGCCTAGCATTGAAGTACATTTGGGATTTATTATAGCAAAGGTTGTGTATGGCAAGTAGCTGTAGTAGATAGACTCTAGGTAAAGGCCAAGAAAGATACGAAAAGAGGAGATCCCGAAATACATGCATACGGGTGGGGCGGGCTGCAAAATTATTACTCGTCATCGGAGTCTTCATGCGAGTGTTTATTGAACAATTTCATAATATCATCCAGGCGGAGCCTATTATTATTGAGCTTGTCTCCACTCAACGcagccttggccaagtcTCGCTTTGCATCTTGTAACTAACAAGACAATAATCAATACTGATTAAATGAATGTACTTGTTAGCGCACCTTGAGTATACGCTCTTCAACCGTATGTGCAATAGTCAATTTGTAAATGTGCACGTCTTTCGTCTGTCCGAGACTGGTGACCCTATTGGTTAGGGAACTGAAAGCTGGTAGCACTGCCCAACCTACCGATGAGCACGGTCAAATGCTTGATCCTCCAAGGCAGGGTTCCACCACAAGTCTACCAGAATGACATTGTTGCACGCGGTCAAATTTAGGCCTGTGGACCATGTTAAGGTATTTGCTAATCCAGTGCAagggtatatgcgtaccaGTGCTGCCGGCCTTGAAAGAGATGAGAATAACTTTAGTTCGAGACGAATTACGAATCTTGTCAAGAGCCACTTCTCGGTCCTTGGGTAGCATGGAACCGTCCACTATAGCATCATGTTAGTTAATATGAGATCAGATGTAGTGAGTCATCTAAACTCACAGCGAGTAAAGCTAATGTCTGCGTCTTTCAAAAATGGTTCAAGAAGATCTAGCATGGTTGTAAACTAAGATATCATGGTAAGGCACAACCTTTGAATACGAAATTAAGAATCCTCACCTGCGAAAACACAATGGTCTTGTCTTCGCCATTGGAGCGATCGTCGATCTCTTCAAGCAATGCAACCATCTTGCGAATCTTCGCGCTCGATGGAGGTAACCCCGACTTGGCGGCTACAGATTTACGCCGAGATTGTGCGACTAAATTGGCTGCACATTCCTCGCAATACTTTTCATCGTCAGCGTCGGCGGGTAACCTAGAATGGCCATCAGTTAGGCTCAATGGGATAATTTTGGAGCCTTACTCAGTTTGGCAAATGGTGCAAGTGAGAGCACGTTTATCAACCCCCATTTTTTGGAAAAGGTCTGCGAGTtcgtcttcctcttcgtcatcCTTCTTGGCGGGTTTACTCTCGACCGCGTCTATATCTTTTTGAAAGTCCTTGCTAACCAACGATGGGTGGTCGCACGCTACTCGAACCCATTAGCCACCGATCCGACTACTGGCATTTTAAAGTTACCTTGTCGTAATCGCAAGAGAAGCAAAAGAACGCTCGTATAATTCTTCATCACCGTTCCAGCCTTGATGAATTTGTTAAGGGTTAATTCTGTCTTCTGCTCCAGTGCCTCATAGAAAGCGCGTTCATCCTCGTCGAAGTCGCACATTAATGTTTCGACTTTACGACCGGGAAGATTGAGGAGTGGAGCACCATTGATAGTCATGTCCTTTGTCCGTCGGAGCATAATAGCTTTGAGCACGATCTATTAGGCGGTGACAATTAGAGTGGGTTTGTCAGGATCATCAGCAGACTCACATGAAGACGTTTCATGGCTCGGGTACTCCTTCCCTGTTTGACTGGTTGGGCAATCGTTGTACGGAATTCATCCCAATCGTTGAGGGGTCGGACTCCCAAGAACTTGAACAACGAGTATAATTCCTCTACGCTGTTCTGGATCGGGGTGCCAGTGAGACACCATTTGTTACGTCCACGAAGTGCGCAGCATGCAAGAGCCGCCTTAGTTGTGCGATTCTTAATGTTCTGAGCCTCGTCTGGGAATAGTTAGGTTGGTAACTGGGACAGTTGTTAATGCGCATACCTAATACAATACGCCACCATTTGACTCCAAACAAAGCAGCCGGCTTAGGTTTATTCGACCCGGCAGATTTCTTCTTGGAGGCAGCCCCGCCATCCGAATCGGAACTCAAGCCGGAGTCATCCGACTCTATCTACGCGGTTCGTCAGCATGTAAAGACATAACACCTCAGGTTGCCGACGTACCCGTTTCTTGGCCTTGGCATTTGCGGTTTTCTTCTTGGGCTGAGCTGCGGACGAAGCTGCTCCTCCCAAGTGCGCGGCGTGTTCAGAAGACACAACTTGATAGGACGTAATAACCACATCGGCGTTTTCAAGAACCTTTGAAACTTTCAAGAGTATATGCGTTGAGAGAATATCCCAGCCTTGATCAGAAAGGACAAACCTTTGGTACGAGATGGCCCGTGGTGAGAAATAGTGCGAACCTTCAAGCACATTTTTTTGATTTCCGACTCCCACTGAGCAATAAGCCCAACGGGGCAAATAATCAATGTGCCCCCTGTATATCCATTATCCCGGTCCTCCTCCGTCGGTTTTCCTTCAACCACTCTGGTCAAAGTCTGAATCGTCTTCCCTAGACCCATCTACGTATGGGCCGAAAAATACAATAGCGCCCGCTCAATCCCCGTTACTGAATTCAACC
Encoded proteins:
- a CDS encoding double-strand break repair protein MRE11; protein product: MFRQEHVALPPISDELPDDTIKIMLATDNHIGYNERDPIRGQDSINTFKEILELARKHDVDFILLAGDLFHENRPSRDSLYRTMALLREYTLNDKPVQIELLSNPDEGKADGFNFPAINYEDPNLNVGIPVFSIHGNHDDPQGAGPDGALCALDMLSVAGLINYIGKSDLSASDDPNAGIQIKPVLLRKGTTQLSLYGVGNVKDQRMHFELRSNRVKMFMPKDKDDWFNILLVHQNRVKRGPLEAVPEGMFDDSINLVVWGHEHDCRIVPEPVAGKEYFITQPGSSVATSLADGEAIPKHVALLEIQHNTFQLTPIPLQTVRPFVLDDVNLSEAAETDGIDITNQVSVMKFLRERVNALIDQAQEEWHERNEAAGISPAEAGEMMLPLVRLKVETTGVSVMSNPVRFSQEFIGRVANPRDVLVFHRAKAMAKGKVVADEPELSIDDPTIPVAEKLQKVRVQNLVREYLAAQELQLLGELGMSDAIQTFVEKDENRSISEFVSKSLKAYEKKLNTREIHEANLDDALYEIKEEHEKEYQETQLGKVPKAKGKTRAKEDEDTHSVDSMEVDDEMLSGVGGGDDDEAFSEEEPLPPPKKTTTSRATKGSTSKAASKSTAKPATKVPTKRFVPDSDEDEAEIIDMPDDDDDDEPEPEPAPKPRGRAGILSGATKKAPAKKATAVKGRQTKLTMGASQTSTRAPRAAAKSARSKVQAAIELSD
- a CDS encoding ATP-dependent DNA helicase; this translates as MERIRQKLANATLAQPVHDSAPINLVSSDEESDGGYDRDNDGPEMPIPRISSVLGSSYNPGKLPGEGGISMPEPHPYRPSGPGAPFKPPTMVATAYEGGVTEDAEGEKFSVEIGGEDFKSTPDDAQRALKELVEGAIGAGLDGLDMKDATVKGFREGITLMPHQVQGRAWMRERETGKKCGGILADDMGLGKTIQTLTRVVEGKPTEEDRDNGYTGGTLIICPVGLIAQWESEIKKMCLKVRTISHHGPSRTKVSKVLENADVVITSYQVVSSEHAAHLGGAASSAAQPKKKTANAKAKKRIESDDSGLSSDSDGGAASKKKSAGSNKPKPAALFGVKWWRIVLDEAQNIKNRTTKAALACCALRGRNKWCLTGTPIQNSVEELYSLFKFLGVRPLNDWDEFRTTIAQPVKQGRSTRAMKRLHIVLKAIMLRRTKDMTINGAPLLNLPGRKVETLMCDFDEDERAFYEALEQKTELTLNKFIKAGTVMKNYTSVLLLLLRLRQACDHPSLVSKDFQKDIDAVESKPAKKDDEEEDELADLFQKMGVDKRALTCTICQTELPADADDEKYCEECAANLVAQSRRKSVAAKSGLPPSSAKIRKMVALLEEIDDRSNGEDKTIVFSQFTTMLDLLEPFLKDADISFTRLDGSMLPKDREVALDKIRNSSRTKVILISFKAGSTGLNLTACNNVILVDLWWNPALEDQAFDRAHRLGQTKDVHIYKLTIAHTVEERILKLQDAKRDLAKAALSGDKLNNNRLRLDDIMKLFNKHSHEDSDDE